From the Corythoichthys intestinalis isolate RoL2023-P3 chromosome 13, ASM3026506v1, whole genome shotgun sequence genome, one window contains:
- the camta2 gene encoding calmodulin-binding transcription activator 2 isoform X3, with product MSNKDMVSTGHTERQGQRNKLLDCLPRSSCLPNERLKWNTNEEIASYLVSFDKHDEWLSCTLKTRPKNGSIILYNRKKVKYRKDGYCWKKRKDGKDTREDHMKLKVQGMECLYGNYVHSAIVPTFHRRCYWLLQNPDIVLVHYLNVPSLEDSGKCSPLLCAVTGRHDSVKWSRDDLLGQLKPMFHSIKCSGGSGDFSIEELVQLILERQRPKPQPRTHACLCNGSQGGNIPHSCNSTKHRIISPKLPPTSSSPLSSETGEVGGGGGDAKLPQLQAQGSPASSPGPTSTSSTTTPLTTVALPHNAVIVMATTAAISGGDEPPTDSLSLARSGQLLLSPSLGKPPSPCPPSPTPPSLPAPVHHTLSLTLLPSPVIGGLLLTPSSSASPPLSFPSPSLPPPTLPPAFDPDSFLNSPKRGQTYGGPLPPIACSSSSPLSPSSLALSPTSTPPSSISPPSSLSSSSCEADRKDSTSLPPSFLLSPTASVAPPLLPLCLELGGVEGPAEALGVDGEEKDQGGDAGSLSSPAKLLQSSTPGTVSHLPAPSNPEDITMETSFQAPSSPRVKECDGRGPDADTPPMDTRQDAEELEISFDSQFPDLISDLITVEANPVAATPVSAPADIAPGPPVFSAGIRYMVPPQPTPSTSFLPFPHPLPSSSPLASITDFSPEWSYPEGGVKVLITGPWSEQTGRYSCVFDHSAVPASLIQPGVLRCYCPAHEAGLVCLQVVESGGSVSSSVLFEYRARNASSLPSSQLDWLSLDDNQFRVSILERLEQMERRMAAMAARDVAQQQQQQQRRQQHGGQRSVATPPPPHTPEDRDQSPQWFERRIVRLCERMMRGVRWSGGSEEQLQHSTRHRGMTLLHLAAAQGYTQLIHTLITWRRIHSDSLDLEQEVDPLNVDHFSCTPLMWACALGHRRAAELLYGWSGVALGIPDSLGRLPLAVARSRGHTCLANALEELYVHSVASPVSTSPDTGLSSSSSLSSSPSQSSAAPMDTSPSYPSSPSSSTSSSLPAEEPVALTFSECPSEGPASPRLPSTLAEQLLSYSDNVENEEEDEEEEVDMATLAEQIIEATPERIKHDDFARVGESLLRERGDLHDTWLATYLDAVDAQAQSLPSRRVCPPSPLSALALQRLRPPSSAAWAEFLNASANGRMERDFALLTLTDGEQRELYEAARIIQNAFRRYKGRRLKEQQDMAAAVIQRCYRKYKQYALYKKMTQAAILIQSKFRSYYEQKRFQQSRRAAVLIQQYYRSYKEYERLKQGPGGGGGAGHNPKIKGTFLTKKQDQAARKIMRFLRRCRHRIKELKQNRELERRGLTT from the exons ATGAGCAACAAGGACATGGTTTCCACAGGTCACACTG AGAGACAAGGACAGCGGAACAAGCTGCTGGACTGCCTCCCTCGCTCGTCCTGCCTGCCCAACGAGCGTCTAAAATGGAACACTAATGAG GAAATCGCGTCTTATCTTGTAAGCTTCGACAAGCACGACGAGTGGCTGTCCTGCACCCTGAAAACCAG GCCAAAGAACGGCAGCATCATCCTCTACAACAGGAAGAAGGTCAAGTACAGGAAAGATGGCTACTGCTGGAAAAAACGCAAGGACGGGAAGGACACCCGAGAGGACCACATGAAGTTGAAGGTGCAGGGCATGGAG TGTCTCTACGGTAACTACGTCCATTCCGCCATTGTGCCAACATTCCACCGGCGGTGCTACTGGCTGCTGCAG AACCCAGACATCGTGCTGGTACATTACCTGAACGTGCCCTCGCTGGAGGATTCTGGGAAATGCAGTCCGCTGCTGTGCGCCGTGACAGGTCGCCACGACAGTGTGAAATGGAGCCGCGACGACTTGCTCGGTCAACTCAAGCCCATGT TTCATAGCATCAAGTGTTCCGGCGGCAGCGGCGATTTCAGCATCGAGGAGTTGGTGCAGCTCATCCTGGAGCGTCAGAGACCCAAACCGCAGCCGCGCACCCACGCCTGCCTCTGTAACGGCAGCCAGG gaGGGAACATTCCCCACAGCTGCAACAGCACCAAGCATCGGATCATCTCCCCCAAGCTACCCCCTACGTCGTCCTCGCCGCTATCCTCAGAGACGGGGGAGGTAGGGGGCGGCGGAGGAGATGCCAAATTGCCCCAGCTCCAGGCTCAGGGTAGCCCCGCCTCTTCTCCGGGCCCCACCTCCAC GTCATCTACGACCACCCCGCTGACCACCGTTGCGCTACCGCACAACGCCGTCATCGTCATGGCGACCACCGCCGCCATCTCCGGCGGGGATGAGCCGCCCACGGACAGCCTGTCGCTTGCCCGCTCCGGCCAATTGCTCCTTTCGCCATCCCTCGGCAAGCCCCCCTCACCCTGCCCGCCCTCCCCAACGCCTCCCTCCCTTCCTGCACCCGTGCACCACACCCTTTCTCTCACCCTCCTCCCTTCCCCTGTAATAGGAGGCCTGCTCCTCACTCCCTCCTCTTCCGCCTCCCCTCCGTTATCTTTTCCCTCTCCTTCTCTCCCCCCGCCGACCCTCCCGCCCGCTTTCGACCCCGACTCCTTCCTGAACTCCCCCAAGCGGGGCCAGACGTACGGCGGGCCACTTCCTCCCATCGCCTGCTCCTCCTCTTCCCCGCTGTCACCCTCCTCTCTGGCGCTCTCCCCCACGTCCACGCCGCCCTCGTCCATTTCGCCTCCCTCGTCGCTCTCTTCGTCCTCCTGCGAGGCGGACAGGAAGGATTCTACCTCTCTTCCGCCCTCCTTTTTGCTGTCGCCCACTGCCTCGGTGGCACCGCCCCTCCTGCCGCTCTGTTTGGAGCTGGGGGGTGTAGAGGGGCCGGCGGAGGCGCTGGGAGTTGACGGTGAGGAGAAGGACCAGGGGGGTGACGCCGGCAGCTTATCATCACCTGCAAAGCTGCTACAG TCTTCAACGCCAGGCACCGTATCACACTTGCCCGCACCCTCCAACCCAGAAGACATCACCATGGAAACCTCCTTCCAGGCACCGTCCTCACCACGGGTGAAGGAGTGCGACGGGCGGGGTCCCGACGCCGACACCCCTCCCATGGACACGCGGCAGGATGCAGAAGAACTTGAAATCTCCTTTGACAGCCAGTTCCCGGACCTCATCTCTGATCTCATCACAGTCGAGGCCAATCCCGTGGCGGCCACGCCCGTCTCCGCTCCCGCCGACATCGCCCCCGGCCCGCCCGTGTTCTCGGCCGGTATCCGCTACATGGTGCCTCCGCAGCCTACCCCCTCGACGTCCTTCCTCCCCTTTCCGCACCCTTTGCCGTCTTCATCTCCGCTCGCTTCTATTACCGACTTCTCTCCAGAGTGGTCGTATCCTGAG GGTGGGGTGAAAGTATTAATCACAGGACCGTGGAGCGAGCAGACGGGTCGCTACTCGTGCGTATTTGATCACAGCGCCGTCCCGGCTTCACTGATCCAGCCCGGTGTTCTGCGCTGCTACTGTCCCG CCCACGAGGCCGGTCTGGTGTGTCTTCAGGTTGTGGAGTCCGGGGGTTCCGTTTCCTCGTCGGTTCTGTTCGAGTAccgtgccaggaatgctagctcGCTACCTAGCTCTCAGCTCGACTGGCTCTCATTAGACG ACAATCAATTCCGGGTGTCCATCCTGGAACGGTTAGAGCAAATGGAGCGCAGGATGGCGGCCATGGCGGCCCGCGACGTGGCGCAGCAACAACAGCAACAGCAGCGGCGGCAGCAACACGGCGGACAGAGGTCTGTCGCCACGCCCCCGCCTCCGCACACGCCCGAGGaccgcgaccag TCGCCCCAGTGGTTCGAGAGGAGGATCGTGCGCTTGTGCGAGAGGATGATGAGGGGCGTCCGTTGGAGCGGCGGCAGCGAGGAGCAGCTTCAACATTCGACGCGTCACCGCGGGATGACGCTGCTCCATCTTGCGGCCGCGCAGGGTTATACTCAACTGATACACACGCTGATTACTTGGAG ACGTATACACAGTGACAGTTTAGACCTGGAGCAGGAGGTTGACCCTCTCAACGTGGACCACTTCTCCTGCACGCCGCTG ATGTGGGCATGCGCTCTGGGCCACCGGAGGGCGGCAGAGCTGCTGTACGGCTGGAGCGGCGTAGCCCTCGGCATCCCGGACTCTCTGGGCCGCCTCCCGCTGGCCGTGGCTCGCTCGCGAGGGCACACGTGTCTGGCCAACGCGCTGGAGGAGCTGTACGTGCACTCTGTGGCTTCGCCCGTGTCCACCAGCCCGGACACAG GACTGAGCTCCTCCAGCAGTCTCTCTTCATCACCCTCCCAAAGTTCGGCCGCCCCCATGGACACCTCGCCGTCATACCCCTCGTCCCCTTCGTCCTCCACCTCATCCTCTTTGCCCGCGGAGGAGCCCGTGGCTTTGACCTTCTCGGAGTGTCCGAGCGAGGGCCCCGCGTCCCCCCGCCTGCCTTCCACGTTAGCGGAGCAGCTACTGAGCTACAGCGACAACGTAGAGAACGAGGAAGAGGACGAAGAAGAAGAG GTCGACATGGCAACGCTAGCGGAGCAAATCATCGAGGCAACGCCAGAGCGAATCAAACACGACGACTTCGCCAGGGTAGGCGAGTCGCTGCTCCGGGAGAGGGGGGACCTCCACGACACCTGGCTGGCAACCTACCTGGACGCAGTTGACGCTCAGGCGCAGTCACTTCCCAG TAGGCGGGTTTGCCCCCCGTCGCCCCTCAGCGCCTTGGCCCTCCAGAGGCTGCGCCCGCCCTCGTCCGCGGCCTGGGCCGAGTTTCTGAACGCCTCGGCCAACGGGAGGATGGAGCGTGACTTCGCACTGCTGACTCTGACGGACGGCGAGCAGAGGGAGCTCTACGAGGCCGCCAGGATCATTCAGAACGCCTTCCGGAGATACAAA GGTCGCAGGTTAAAGGAGCAGCAGGACATGGCCGCGGCCGTCATTCAGAGATGTTACCGCAAATATAAACAG TACGCTCTCTACAAGAAGATGACCCAGGCAGCCATCTTGATCCAGTCCAAGTTTCGCTCGTACTACGAGCAGAAGCGCTTCCAACAGAGTCGGCGCGCGGCCGTGCTCATCCAGCAGTACTACCGCAGCTACAAGGAGTACGAGAGGCTCAAACAGGGCCCGGGCGGGGGAGGCGGCGCTGGTCACAACCCCAAAATCAA GGGGACCTTCCTGACCAAGAAACAGGACCAGGCTGCACGCAAGATCATGAGGTTCCTGAGACGCTGCAGGCACCG GATCAAGGAGCTGAAGCAAAACCGGGAGCTGGAGAGACGAGGCCTGACTACGTAA
- the camta2 gene encoding calmodulin-binding transcription activator 2 isoform X1 has protein sequence MSNKDMVSTGHTERQGQRNKLLDCLPRSSCLPNERLKWNTNEEIASYLVSFDKHDEWLSCTLKTRPKNGSIILYNRKKVKYRKDGYCWKKRKDGKDTREDHMKLKVQGMECLYGNYVHSAIVPTFHRRCYWLLQNPDIVLVHYLNVPSLEDSGKCSPLLCAVTGRHDSVKWSRDDLLGQLKPMFHSIKCSGGSGDFSIEELVQLILERQRPKPQPRTHACLCNGSQGGNIPHSCNSTKHRIISPKLPPTSSSPLSSETGEVGGGGGDAKLPQLQAQGSPASSPGPTSTSSTTTPLTTVALPHNAVIVMATTAAISGGDEPPTDSLSLARSGQLLLSPSLGKPPSPCPPSPTPPSLPAPVHHTLSLTLLPSPVIGGLLLTPSSSASPPLSFPSPSLPPPTLPPAFDPDSFLNSPKRGQTYGGPLPPIACSSSSPLSPSSLALSPTSTPPSSISPPSSLSSSSCEADRKDSTSLPPSFLLSPTASVAPPLLPLCLELGGVEGPAEALGVDGEEKDQGGDAGSLSSPAKLLQSSTPGTVSHLPAPSNPEDITMETSFQAPSSPRVKECDGRGPDADTPPMDTRQDAEELEISFDSQFPDLISDLITVEANPVAATPVSAPADIAPGPPVFSAGIRYMVPPQPTPSTSFLPFPHPLPSSSPLASITDFSPEWSYPEGGVKVLITGPWSEQTGRYSCVFDHSAVPASLIQPGVLRCYCPAHEAGLVCLQVVESGGSVSSSVLFEYRARNASSLPSSQLDWLSLDDNQFRVSILERLEQMERRMAAMAARDVAQQQQQQQRRQQHGGQRSVATPPPPHTPEDRDQSPQWFERRIVRLCERMMRGVRWSGGSEEQLQHSTRHRGMTLLHLAAAQGYTQLIHTLITWRRIHSDSLDLEQEVDPLNVDHFSCTPLMWACALGHRRAAELLYGWSGVALGIPDSLGRLPLAVARSRGHTCLANALEELYVHSVASPVSTSPDTGLSSSSSLSSSPSQSSAAPMDTSPSYPSSPSSSTSSSLPAEEPVALTFSECPSEGPASPRLPSTLAEQLLSYSDNVENEEEDEEEEVDMATLAEQIIEATPERIKHDDFARVGESLLRERGDLHDTWLATYLDAVDAQAQSLPSRRVCPPSPLSALALQRLRPPSSAAWAEFLNASANGRMERDFALLTLTDGEQRELYEAARIIQNAFRRYKGRRLKEQQDMAAAVIQRCYRKYKQLTWIALKYALYKKMTQAAILIQSKFRSYYEQKRFQQSRRAAVLIQQYYRSYKEYERLKQGPGGGGGAGHNPKIKGTFLTKKQDQAARKIMRFLRRCRHRIKELKQNRELERRGLTT, from the exons ATGAGCAACAAGGACATGGTTTCCACAGGTCACACTG AGAGACAAGGACAGCGGAACAAGCTGCTGGACTGCCTCCCTCGCTCGTCCTGCCTGCCCAACGAGCGTCTAAAATGGAACACTAATGAG GAAATCGCGTCTTATCTTGTAAGCTTCGACAAGCACGACGAGTGGCTGTCCTGCACCCTGAAAACCAG GCCAAAGAACGGCAGCATCATCCTCTACAACAGGAAGAAGGTCAAGTACAGGAAAGATGGCTACTGCTGGAAAAAACGCAAGGACGGGAAGGACACCCGAGAGGACCACATGAAGTTGAAGGTGCAGGGCATGGAG TGTCTCTACGGTAACTACGTCCATTCCGCCATTGTGCCAACATTCCACCGGCGGTGCTACTGGCTGCTGCAG AACCCAGACATCGTGCTGGTACATTACCTGAACGTGCCCTCGCTGGAGGATTCTGGGAAATGCAGTCCGCTGCTGTGCGCCGTGACAGGTCGCCACGACAGTGTGAAATGGAGCCGCGACGACTTGCTCGGTCAACTCAAGCCCATGT TTCATAGCATCAAGTGTTCCGGCGGCAGCGGCGATTTCAGCATCGAGGAGTTGGTGCAGCTCATCCTGGAGCGTCAGAGACCCAAACCGCAGCCGCGCACCCACGCCTGCCTCTGTAACGGCAGCCAGG gaGGGAACATTCCCCACAGCTGCAACAGCACCAAGCATCGGATCATCTCCCCCAAGCTACCCCCTACGTCGTCCTCGCCGCTATCCTCAGAGACGGGGGAGGTAGGGGGCGGCGGAGGAGATGCCAAATTGCCCCAGCTCCAGGCTCAGGGTAGCCCCGCCTCTTCTCCGGGCCCCACCTCCAC GTCATCTACGACCACCCCGCTGACCACCGTTGCGCTACCGCACAACGCCGTCATCGTCATGGCGACCACCGCCGCCATCTCCGGCGGGGATGAGCCGCCCACGGACAGCCTGTCGCTTGCCCGCTCCGGCCAATTGCTCCTTTCGCCATCCCTCGGCAAGCCCCCCTCACCCTGCCCGCCCTCCCCAACGCCTCCCTCCCTTCCTGCACCCGTGCACCACACCCTTTCTCTCACCCTCCTCCCTTCCCCTGTAATAGGAGGCCTGCTCCTCACTCCCTCCTCTTCCGCCTCCCCTCCGTTATCTTTTCCCTCTCCTTCTCTCCCCCCGCCGACCCTCCCGCCCGCTTTCGACCCCGACTCCTTCCTGAACTCCCCCAAGCGGGGCCAGACGTACGGCGGGCCACTTCCTCCCATCGCCTGCTCCTCCTCTTCCCCGCTGTCACCCTCCTCTCTGGCGCTCTCCCCCACGTCCACGCCGCCCTCGTCCATTTCGCCTCCCTCGTCGCTCTCTTCGTCCTCCTGCGAGGCGGACAGGAAGGATTCTACCTCTCTTCCGCCCTCCTTTTTGCTGTCGCCCACTGCCTCGGTGGCACCGCCCCTCCTGCCGCTCTGTTTGGAGCTGGGGGGTGTAGAGGGGCCGGCGGAGGCGCTGGGAGTTGACGGTGAGGAGAAGGACCAGGGGGGTGACGCCGGCAGCTTATCATCACCTGCAAAGCTGCTACAG TCTTCAACGCCAGGCACCGTATCACACTTGCCCGCACCCTCCAACCCAGAAGACATCACCATGGAAACCTCCTTCCAGGCACCGTCCTCACCACGGGTGAAGGAGTGCGACGGGCGGGGTCCCGACGCCGACACCCCTCCCATGGACACGCGGCAGGATGCAGAAGAACTTGAAATCTCCTTTGACAGCCAGTTCCCGGACCTCATCTCTGATCTCATCACAGTCGAGGCCAATCCCGTGGCGGCCACGCCCGTCTCCGCTCCCGCCGACATCGCCCCCGGCCCGCCCGTGTTCTCGGCCGGTATCCGCTACATGGTGCCTCCGCAGCCTACCCCCTCGACGTCCTTCCTCCCCTTTCCGCACCCTTTGCCGTCTTCATCTCCGCTCGCTTCTATTACCGACTTCTCTCCAGAGTGGTCGTATCCTGAG GGTGGGGTGAAAGTATTAATCACAGGACCGTGGAGCGAGCAGACGGGTCGCTACTCGTGCGTATTTGATCACAGCGCCGTCCCGGCTTCACTGATCCAGCCCGGTGTTCTGCGCTGCTACTGTCCCG CCCACGAGGCCGGTCTGGTGTGTCTTCAGGTTGTGGAGTCCGGGGGTTCCGTTTCCTCGTCGGTTCTGTTCGAGTAccgtgccaggaatgctagctcGCTACCTAGCTCTCAGCTCGACTGGCTCTCATTAGACG ACAATCAATTCCGGGTGTCCATCCTGGAACGGTTAGAGCAAATGGAGCGCAGGATGGCGGCCATGGCGGCCCGCGACGTGGCGCAGCAACAACAGCAACAGCAGCGGCGGCAGCAACACGGCGGACAGAGGTCTGTCGCCACGCCCCCGCCTCCGCACACGCCCGAGGaccgcgaccag TCGCCCCAGTGGTTCGAGAGGAGGATCGTGCGCTTGTGCGAGAGGATGATGAGGGGCGTCCGTTGGAGCGGCGGCAGCGAGGAGCAGCTTCAACATTCGACGCGTCACCGCGGGATGACGCTGCTCCATCTTGCGGCCGCGCAGGGTTATACTCAACTGATACACACGCTGATTACTTGGAG ACGTATACACAGTGACAGTTTAGACCTGGAGCAGGAGGTTGACCCTCTCAACGTGGACCACTTCTCCTGCACGCCGCTG ATGTGGGCATGCGCTCTGGGCCACCGGAGGGCGGCAGAGCTGCTGTACGGCTGGAGCGGCGTAGCCCTCGGCATCCCGGACTCTCTGGGCCGCCTCCCGCTGGCCGTGGCTCGCTCGCGAGGGCACACGTGTCTGGCCAACGCGCTGGAGGAGCTGTACGTGCACTCTGTGGCTTCGCCCGTGTCCACCAGCCCGGACACAG GACTGAGCTCCTCCAGCAGTCTCTCTTCATCACCCTCCCAAAGTTCGGCCGCCCCCATGGACACCTCGCCGTCATACCCCTCGTCCCCTTCGTCCTCCACCTCATCCTCTTTGCCCGCGGAGGAGCCCGTGGCTTTGACCTTCTCGGAGTGTCCGAGCGAGGGCCCCGCGTCCCCCCGCCTGCCTTCCACGTTAGCGGAGCAGCTACTGAGCTACAGCGACAACGTAGAGAACGAGGAAGAGGACGAAGAAGAAGAG GTCGACATGGCAACGCTAGCGGAGCAAATCATCGAGGCAACGCCAGAGCGAATCAAACACGACGACTTCGCCAGGGTAGGCGAGTCGCTGCTCCGGGAGAGGGGGGACCTCCACGACACCTGGCTGGCAACCTACCTGGACGCAGTTGACGCTCAGGCGCAGTCACTTCCCAG TAGGCGGGTTTGCCCCCCGTCGCCCCTCAGCGCCTTGGCCCTCCAGAGGCTGCGCCCGCCCTCGTCCGCGGCCTGGGCCGAGTTTCTGAACGCCTCGGCCAACGGGAGGATGGAGCGTGACTTCGCACTGCTGACTCTGACGGACGGCGAGCAGAGGGAGCTCTACGAGGCCGCCAGGATCATTCAGAACGCCTTCCGGAGATACAAA GGTCGCAGGTTAAAGGAGCAGCAGGACATGGCCGCGGCCGTCATTCAGAGATGTTACCGCAAATATAAACAG CTAACATGGATAGCTCTGAAG TACGCTCTCTACAAGAAGATGACCCAGGCAGCCATCTTGATCCAGTCCAAGTTTCGCTCGTACTACGAGCAGAAGCGCTTCCAACAGAGTCGGCGCGCGGCCGTGCTCATCCAGCAGTACTACCGCAGCTACAAGGAGTACGAGAGGCTCAAACAGGGCCCGGGCGGGGGAGGCGGCGCTGGTCACAACCCCAAAATCAA GGGGACCTTCCTGACCAAGAAACAGGACCAGGCTGCACGCAAGATCATGAGGTTCCTGAGACGCTGCAGGCACCG GATCAAGGAGCTGAAGCAAAACCGGGAGCTGGAGAGACGAGGCCTGACTACGTAA